The following proteins are encoded in a genomic region of Spirosoma sp. SC4-14:
- a CDS encoding membrane dipeptidase, whose amino-acid sequence MFTIDAHLDLSMNAMEWNRDLRQSIQRIREREAGMTDKPDRAKGTVSLPELRRGNIGLVVATQIARYVAPDNPLPGWQSPEQAWAQTQGQRSWYEAMEAEGQMVQIRDLASLENHLNRWNDNTPNDDKPIGYILSLEGADSLITPAYVERAYGYGLRAIGPAHYGPGRYAQGTDATGFMGAAGRALLAEMERFNIILDATHLCDDSFWEALDYFNGPVWASHNNCRALVNHNRQFSDEQIRELIARNAVIGGALDAWMMVPGWVRGQSTPDAMNCHLAVMIDHLDHICQLAGNANHIGIGSDLDGAFGREQSPYDLDTIADLQKIPDLLRQRGYTDDDIAKVMHGNWLRFLRSVWQ is encoded by the coding sequence CCGGCATGACCGACAAGCCCGACCGAGCCAAAGGAACGGTATCGCTGCCCGAACTCCGGCGGGGAAATATCGGGTTGGTTGTGGCAACGCAGATCGCCCGTTATGTTGCTCCCGATAATCCGTTGCCGGGTTGGCAGTCGCCCGAGCAGGCCTGGGCGCAAACACAAGGCCAGCGGAGCTGGTACGAAGCGATGGAAGCCGAAGGGCAAATGGTACAAATCCGGGATTTGGCCAGTTTAGAAAACCATCTGAATCGTTGGAACGACAACACACCCAATGATGATAAACCGATTGGGTATATTCTGAGCCTGGAAGGGGCCGATTCGCTGATTACTCCCGCGTATGTCGAACGGGCGTATGGCTATGGGCTACGCGCCATTGGTCCGGCACACTATGGTCCGGGACGCTATGCGCAGGGAACGGATGCAACGGGCTTCATGGGAGCTGCCGGGCGGGCATTGCTTGCCGAAATGGAGCGGTTCAATATCATTCTGGATGCGACCCACCTCTGCGACGATAGTTTTTGGGAAGCGCTGGATTACTTCAATGGCCCTGTGTGGGCGAGTCATAACAATTGCCGGGCTCTGGTGAATCATAACCGGCAATTCAGCGACGAGCAAATTCGGGAACTAATTGCCCGCAATGCCGTGATTGGAGGAGCACTGGATGCCTGGATGATGGTTCCGGGTTGGGTGCGTGGCCAGTCGACGCCCGACGCCATGAACTGTCATCTGGCTGTGATGATTGATCACCTAGACCACATCTGCCAACTGGCCGGTAATGCCAATCACATTGGGATCGGTTCTGATCTGGATGGCGCTTTCGGTCGGGAACAATCGCCTTATGATTTAGATACGATTGCTGATCTCCAGAAAATTCCTGATTTACTACGCCAGCGGGGCTATACTGACGACGACATTGCCAAGGTAATGCATGGCAACTGGCTGCGGTTTCTGCGTAGCGTATGGCAGTAA
- a CDS encoding sigma-70 family RNA polymerase sigma factor produces MKPKLKDEEIIRQYLDSNSNDCFETLYNRYVNKVYSRCLSLTKDSEKAQDFTHDIFIRMFSHLDRFQERSSFSTWLYSISYNYCMDQLRVGNRLPTSSLSDNDDADDRQIASTDDAEDLNYSLQKLSWAMKNISQEEASILRMKYQDGLDIRQIANQLNLNESAVKMRLKRTRDKVRQLYERSAYVV; encoded by the coding sequence ATGAAACCGAAACTAAAGGATGAAGAAATTATCAGGCAGTATCTGGACTCAAATTCGAACGACTGCTTCGAAACACTTTATAACCGTTACGTAAATAAGGTATATAGTCGGTGCTTATCCCTGACGAAGGATTCGGAGAAAGCGCAGGATTTTACCCACGATATATTTATTCGGATGTTTTCTCATCTCGACCGTTTTCAGGAACGGTCGAGTTTTTCAACCTGGCTCTACTCGATTTCTTATAATTATTGCATGGACCAGCTTCGGGTTGGCAATCGGTTACCAACCTCATCGCTAAGCGACAACGACGATGCCGATGACCGGCAAATTGCCAGCACCGACGACGCCGAAGACCTGAACTACAGCCTGCAAAAACTCTCCTGGGCCATGAAAAATATTTCCCAGGAGGAGGCTTCAATATTACGAATGAAGTATCAGGACGGGCTGGATATACGCCAGATAGCCAACCAGTTAAACCTGAATGAAAGTGCCGTTAAAATGCGGCTCAAGCGAACACGCGATAAAGTCAGACAACTCTACGAGCGAAGCGCATACGTAGTGTAG
- a CDS encoding heme NO-binding domain-containing protein has product MKGIVFTELLEMIEKKFNYALVDHLLTTSELASGGIYTAVGTYDPAEMVTLVDNLSQEVQIAVPDLLRMYGHYMFDKFRRDYSSFIDRYDNAFHLLQSIQNSIHVEVKKIYPDAELPHFDVSQLAENHLCMYYRSERKLADFAYGLIEACLAHFNEKATIHQTILVNDGSQVRFDIVKL; this is encoded by the coding sequence GTGAAAGGAATTGTATTTACCGAGTTATTAGAAATGATCGAAAAGAAATTTAATTATGCTTTAGTCGATCATTTGCTGACCACGAGTGAACTAGCCTCGGGTGGGATATATACTGCAGTTGGTACCTACGATCCTGCCGAAATGGTTACTCTGGTTGATAACTTAAGCCAAGAAGTGCAAATTGCAGTACCAGATTTACTCCGTATGTATGGCCATTATATGTTCGATAAGTTCAGGCGCGATTACAGCTCCTTTATTGATCGATACGATAATGCTTTTCATTTATTACAGTCTATTCAAAATTCTATCCATGTAGAAGTGAAAAAGATCTATCCAGACGCCGAACTGCCGCATTTCGATGTTTCTCAACTCGCTGAGAACCATCTGTGCATGTATTACCGATCGGAACGAAAGTTGGCTGATTTTGCATATGGTCTGATAGAAGCCTGTCTGGCTCATTTTAATGAGAAAGCAACCATCCACCAAACCATTCTGGTTAATGATGGCAGTCAGGTACGTTTTGATATCGTGAAATTATGA